The Stigmatella aurantiaca DW4/3-1 genome contains the following window.
CAGCCGCTCCACCTCCTGGACGAGGGAGAGGGGTGCCCCGCGGGTGGGCAGCTCGGCGGCGAGCTCCCGGTTCGTCTTCACCCGGTCCGGGCGCGCCAGCCGCCGCTCCTCCAGGGTGGAGAGCAGGGCCAGCAGCCCCTGGCGGATGGCCTCCCGCGGATCCGAGGCGAGGGCTGTCCGGGCGCGCTGAAGGTGCTCGCGGGGAGGGTCGAGTTCGAGCGGAGAGGGGGCCTGGGAGGCCGCCCGGGCGTTCGCCGGAGCGGCCCTCCTCCAGAGCCGCAGCCGCAGCAGGGCCCAGAGGATGGCCGCCAGTGCCAGTCCCAGCATCACCGCCCGGGTGGCCACGGCGAAGCTCTGGGCTCCTCGGGATTGGAAGAAGCCGTCCAGCCAGGACTCCAACTCACGCAGCGCGCGCTGGATCAGGTCCGTGTTGCGGCGGCGGGCCTGTGCGAACTCGGGACGGTCGAGGATGGCCTGGAGCCGGTCCCGCTGGCTCGCGGGGGGAGGTGCCTGGTGGGCCGCCGCGTCCTGGAGCGCACACGCTTCCTGGATCCGGACGGCCACCGTGTTGGCCCATGTGCCGGGGGGCACGTCCCCGGCGGGGGGCAGGGGCATGCCTCCCGAGCGCGCCTCGAGTTCCCTCACGAGCGGGGCCAGTTCGTCCGGCTGGTTCTGGGCGATTGCTTCGAGGCGCTGCGCGTCCTCCCGCAGGTCCGAGCAGGGGAGCGAGGCCAGGAGCAGGGGCAGGGTGAGGGTCAGCACGTGGCGCTCGGGGAGGACCTCAAGGGGAGGGGCGGGGCGCGCCCATGCGGCGCTCGAGGTCCAGCCCTTCGCGGCGCATCCGCATGTCCAGGTAGAACATCGCGGAGAAGACGAGCGCGAGCGGGGTGAACAGGGACTGACCCACGACCTGGATCAGCTCCACGGGGACCAGGAGGGTCTGGGGGATGGGGTTGGCCGCCACGGAGGCGGGATCGAGCGGGTTGGCGTAGGAGAGGCGGACGATCCAGGCCGGTAGCCCGGAGACGAAGCTGATGGCGATGAGGATGCCGGACATGATGGTGAGCAGGAGCATCGCCCGGACCTTCACATGGCCCAGGAACCCGGCCTGGACCCGCCCGGAGATGAGCCGGCCCGAGCGCCGGAAGGCGGCCACGGCGCCCAGGTCCTCCATGGCGAACACCGGCGCCAGC
Protein-coding sequences here:
- a CDS encoding DUF4129 domain-containing protein, yielding MLTLTLPLLLASLPCSDLREDAQRLEAIAQNQPDELAPLVRELEARSGGMPLPPAGDVPPGTWANTVAVRIQEACALQDAAAHQAPPPASQRDRLQAILDRPEFAQARRRNTDLIQRALRELESWLDGFFQSRGAQSFAVATRAVMLGLALAAILWALLRLRLWRRAAPANARAASQAPSPLELDPPREHLQRARTALASDPREAIRQGLLALLSTLEERRLARPDRVKTNRELAAELPTRGAPLSLVQEVERLTRWYDQTFYSLSPVPTEEAARFVEDVERLHREPPGVPA